A genome region from Neptunomonas japonica JAMM 1380 includes the following:
- a CDS encoding energy transducer TonB: MSGATQNIPASSIISATDRLGFTLFMAVALHAVLILGSSFISPSSTPAVQTLEITLAQYAVEKPPEKTDFLAQANQLASGTVEEKRLPSTTERSTFQDNKIRNQSARPTQPTKQPEPTPEARQVLEKPITNKGDSNQAAKSKRKVVTTTAEKKKKKASTKPRKSKPTVAQPRTGQSTSLLAKSLEIANLQAQIKMQQEQFAKRPKTRRLSSVSTTIHEDAIYLDNWRRRIEMIGNMNYPEEARRQKLYGTLRVLVAILPDGGLKSIEITQSSGSKTLDDAAIRIVKLASPFQPFSTEMRKNTDVLEIIRSWKFEKTTQLY; this comes from the coding sequence GTGTCTGGTGCTACTCAAAATATACCAGCAAGCTCTATTATCAGCGCAACTGACCGGTTGGGTTTTACGCTTTTTATGGCGGTTGCATTACATGCTGTACTTATTTTGGGTAGCTCATTCATCAGTCCATCTTCGACACCTGCGGTACAAACACTTGAAATAACACTCGCTCAATATGCTGTAGAGAAGCCTCCTGAAAAAACAGACTTTCTTGCACAAGCGAACCAACTTGCTAGCGGTACCGTTGAAGAGAAACGTTTACCATCAACAACTGAGCGATCAACGTTTCAAGACAATAAAATTCGCAATCAGTCCGCTCGCCCAACGCAGCCCACCAAACAGCCAGAACCCACACCAGAGGCTAGACAAGTACTAGAAAAACCTATAACCAATAAAGGTGACTCAAACCAAGCGGCTAAAAGTAAACGCAAGGTCGTGACAACGACTGCTGAAAAGAAGAAAAAAAAGGCATCGACAAAACCTCGTAAAAGCAAACCAACAGTAGCACAACCAAGAACCGGACAATCAACTTCCCTACTGGCTAAAAGCCTAGAAATTGCCAACCTTCAAGCACAAATAAAGATGCAACAAGAGCAGTTTGCTAAACGCCCTAAAACGCGCCGTTTATCCTCTGTTTCAACGACAATTCATGAAGATGCCATCTATCTTGATAATTGGCGCCGACGTATTGAGATGATAGGCAATATGAACTATCCAGAAGAAGCAAGACGCCAAAAACTGTATGGCACATTACGTGTACTTGTTGCGATTCTTCCTGACGGCGGTTTAAAAAGCATCGAAATTACGCAATCATCTGGCAGCAAAACTTTAGATGATGCTGCTATTCGCATCGTCAAACTGGCCTCCCCCTTTCAGCCGTTCAGTACTGAAATGAGAAAAAATACGGATGTTCTTGAGATCATTCGCAGCTGGAAATTTGAGAAAACCACACAACTGTACTAA
- the ruvX gene encoding Holliday junction resolvase RuvX codes for MTQPNQQVLAFDFGTRRIGIATGQPTTETTLALPPILARDGTPDWPALDNTIKEWQPATLVVGIPLNMDGSISEMSRRARRFANRIQDRYQLPCYLVDERLSTAEAKEVHFAQGGGTNFRKESVDGIAAQIILESWFSSTSRIPSHTRLENFYGIGNTEC; via the coding sequence ATGACCCAACCCAACCAACAAGTGCTCGCATTTGATTTTGGAACACGCCGCATAGGCATAGCCACAGGCCAACCAACGACAGAAACAACATTAGCATTACCCCCCATTCTGGCTCGAGATGGAACCCCTGACTGGCCTGCATTAGACAACACCATCAAAGAGTGGCAACCCGCAACATTAGTTGTCGGTATACCCTTAAATATGGATGGCAGCATCAGCGAAATGTCACGCCGAGCACGCCGCTTTGCCAATCGTATTCAAGACCGCTACCAACTCCCCTGTTATCTTGTAGATGAGCGACTTTCAACGGCTGAAGCAAAAGAAGTGCATTTCGCTCAGGGCGGAGGTACTAATTTTCGTAAAGAATCTGTCGATGGCATCGCTGCACAAATAATTCTTGAAAGCTGGTTTAGCAGCACATCGCGCATTCCAAGCCACACACGATTGGAGAACTTTTATGGTATCGGGAACACTGAGTGTTGA
- a CDS encoding YqgE/AlgH family protein produces the protein MLSIQTCLRDHFLISMPHLEDETFAQTIIYICDHSEYGAMGLIINRPLNFHLDKMLSHLGIASSNTARSIPVYSGGPVQSDRGFVLHKNYLGNPWLATHAVTDELFLTTSMDILEAIALNDNAEALITLGHTGWGPGQLEQEITDNVWLSCPANSDIMFHKPAEERLQAAATILGVNLNLMTTHTGHA, from the coding sequence ATGCTTAGTATTCAAACCTGTTTGCGCGACCACTTTTTAATCTCAATGCCTCACCTTGAAGATGAGACATTTGCACAAACAATTATCTATATTTGCGACCACAGTGAATACGGTGCTATGGGGCTTATTATCAATCGTCCCTTAAACTTTCACCTCGATAAAATGCTTTCTCATCTTGGCATAGCCAGTAGCAACACAGCCAGATCTATTCCAGTATATTCTGGTGGCCCAGTACAAAGTGACAGAGGCTTTGTGCTACATAAAAACTATTTAGGCAATCCTTGGCTTGCTACCCATGCGGTAACAGATGAGCTGTTTTTAACAACATCAATGGACATTCTTGAAGCAATTGCCTTAAACGATAATGCAGAAGCACTGATTACCTTAGGACATACAGGCTGGGGGCCGGGACAACTGGAACAAGAAATAACTGATAATGTATGGTTAAGCTGTCCAGCAAATTCGGATATAATGTTTCACAAACCCGCTGAAGAAAGATTGCAAGCAGCAGCTACCATTTTGGGGGTTAATTTAAATTTAATGACGACCCACACTGGGCATGCCTGA
- a CDS encoding type IV pilus twitching motility protein PilT: MDITELLSFTVQQGASDLHITAGMPPVIRVDGDVRRIKLPALEQKQVQTLIYDIMNDKIRKDFEDRFEADFSFEVPGLARFRVNAFNQNRGAAAVFRTIPSKVLTMDELGMGKVFQDLSMQARGLVLVTGPTGSGKSTTLAAMVDYVNEVRSDHILTIEDPIEFVHESKKCLVNQREVHRDTQSFANALRSALREDPDIILVGEMRDLETIRLALTAAETGHLVFGTLHTTSAAKTIDRIIDVFPAAEKDMVRSMLSESLQGVISQTLLKKVNGGRVAAHEIMMGTPAVRNLIREDKVAQMYSAIQTGASHGMKTLDQSLTELVQKGLISRETARDKAKNPQGF; this comes from the coding sequence ATGGATATTACAGAACTTCTTTCGTTTACAGTTCAGCAGGGCGCTTCCGACCTGCATATAACGGCAGGCATGCCGCCAGTTATTCGTGTTGATGGAGATGTACGGCGCATTAAGCTGCCAGCGTTAGAGCAGAAGCAAGTTCAGACGCTTATTTATGACATCATGAACGATAAAATCCGTAAAGATTTTGAAGATAGGTTTGAAGCGGATTTTTCTTTTGAAGTCCCTGGGTTAGCACGTTTTCGTGTCAATGCTTTTAATCAGAACCGCGGAGCTGCAGCTGTTTTTCGTACTATTCCAAGTAAAGTTCTGACAATGGACGAGCTGGGAATGGGAAAAGTTTTCCAAGACTTATCAATGCAGGCACGAGGTTTAGTACTCGTAACAGGACCTACCGGTTCAGGTAAGAGTACAACATTGGCAGCGATGGTTGATTATGTTAATGAAGTGCGCTCCGATCATATCTTGACGATTGAAGATCCTATTGAGTTTGTACATGAAAGCAAAAAATGCTTAGTGAATCAGCGTGAAGTACACAGAGATACGCAGAGTTTTGCTAATGCATTACGTTCAGCGTTACGTGAGGATCCTGACATTATCCTTGTGGGTGAGATGCGAGATCTAGAAACCATACGTTTGGCATTGACTGCTGCGGAAACGGGTCACCTTGTGTTTGGTACCTTGCATACAACATCTGCTGCGAAGACGATTGACCGTATTATCGATGTGTTCCCTGCGGCTGAAAAAGATATGGTGCGTTCAATGCTATCAGAGTCTTTGCAAGGTGTTATCTCCCAAACATTGCTTAAAAAAGTTAATGGGGGGCGTGTTGCCGCGCATGAAATCATGATGGGAACTCCTGCTGTTCGAAACTTGATTCGTGAAGATAAAGTCGCGCAGATGTACTCCGCGATTCAAACGGGTGCTTCGCATGGAATGAAAACATTAGATCAATCCCTGACAGAGCTTGTTCAAAAAGGCCTGATATCAAGAGAAACGGCTCGCGATAAAGCCAAAAACCCACAAGGTTTCTAA
- the pyrR gene encoding bifunctional pyr operon transcriptional regulator/uracil phosphoribosyltransferase PyrR, with the protein MVSGTLSVESLLDKMLSELKTLLIHRQIDAPLIIGIRTGGIWIAERLHTELALESPIGTLDISFYRDDFSQIGLHPKVQASHIPFATEGRDIVLVDDVIMSGRTIRAALNELFDYGRPSSVTLVTLLDLQRRQLPIQADVYGSTLSLGPNQQVKLTGPNPLELEISQKD; encoded by the coding sequence ATGGTATCGGGAACACTGAGTGTTGAATCCCTACTCGACAAAATGCTTTCTGAGCTTAAAACACTCTTAATACACCGCCAAATAGATGCCCCACTAATTATAGGTATTCGCACCGGTGGTATCTGGATTGCAGAGAGGCTTCATACAGAACTTGCATTAGAAAGCCCTATAGGCACACTAGACATTTCGTTTTATCGTGATGACTTTTCTCAAATTGGTTTACACCCAAAAGTTCAAGCATCTCATATCCCTTTCGCTACAGAGGGACGCGATATAGTACTGGTGGACGATGTCATCATGAGCGGGCGAACCATTCGCGCAGCACTGAATGAGCTATTCGATTACGGCCGTCCATCATCTGTTACCTTAGTGACCTTATTGGATCTGCAACGCAGGCAATTACCGATTCAGGCTGATGTATACGGCAGCACTTTATCTTTAGGCCCAAACCAACAAGTTAAACTGACCGGACCCAACCCTCTGGAACTGGAAATCAGCCAAAAAGACTAA
- a CDS encoding YggS family pyridoxal phosphate-dependent enzyme, with translation MSSIAENLKSVGQRINQAAHHAHRSPEEITLLAVSKTRSPDELRELYQHGQRHFGENYLQEFLDKKETLNDLAIIWHFIGPIQSNKTRAIAENFDWVHSVDRLKIAQRLSEQRPNHLPPLNICLQINISGETSKSGCLPNEAEALLQQVANLPRLSVRGLMAIPEATDDKAKQQAALAKMQSIFISLKHTHPELDTLSMGMSGDMQIAIQEGATMVRIGTALFGPRQYPNSKKPT, from the coding sequence ATGTCTAGCATAGCAGAGAACTTAAAAAGTGTTGGCCAGCGGATAAATCAAGCGGCTCATCACGCTCATCGCTCGCCTGAAGAAATAACGCTTCTTGCCGTTAGTAAAACACGCTCACCAGATGAATTACGTGAACTCTATCAGCACGGCCAACGGCACTTTGGTGAAAATTATCTCCAAGAGTTTCTTGATAAAAAAGAAACACTCAATGATTTGGCGATAATCTGGCACTTTATAGGTCCAATTCAATCCAATAAAACACGTGCAATAGCTGAGAATTTTGACTGGGTACATAGTGTAGATCGCTTAAAAATAGCGCAAAGACTTTCAGAGCAAAGACCAAACCACCTGCCACCTCTTAACATTTGTTTACAAATAAACATAAGCGGTGAAACTAGTAAGTCAGGATGCTTACCTAATGAGGCTGAAGCATTACTACAGCAAGTTGCCAATTTACCTCGATTGTCAGTTCGCGGGCTCATGGCAATACCCGAAGCAACAGACGACAAAGCGAAACAACAAGCAGCATTGGCGAAGATGCAATCTATTTTCATCTCGCTAAAACACACACACCCTGAGCTCGACACTCTATCAATGGGGATGTCTGGTGATATGCAGATTGCGATTCAGGAAGGTGCTACTATGGTACGCATTGGTACAGCTTTATTCGGCCCTCGCCAATACCCTAATTCCAAAAAACCTACTTAA
- a CDS encoding dihydroorotase, which translates to MLIIKNGRLIDPQNNHDKVCDLYIQNGKVISIGQAPTGFSANKTIDASGHIVIPGLIDMCAHVREPGYTQKATIASETAAAVAGGITTMITPPTTKPVVDNPAVAELIIDRAEATGLANVMPVGALTQGLQGEQLAPMHALSRSGCVAFSNARESIPSALVLLRCLEYAATHDFLVIFQPQNHDLTGEGCMHDDTTCTRLGLTGIPETAETIEVARCLLLVEQTGVRAHFGQLSAERSVRMVTDARKRGLNVTADVSIHHLLLTDMNVNGFNSMFHVIPPLRSQLDRAGLRHGLVTDGIQAICSDHQPHDPAAKQAPFAATEPGISGLETLLPLGLMLVEQELLSLPQLIEKLTAAPAAILELNKGSLGIGCDADICIFNPETQWQLNSDNCVSAGHNSPFMNTPLKGKVTHTLIKGEMVYQA; encoded by the coding sequence ATGCTAATCATAAAAAATGGACGTCTAATAGACCCCCAAAATAACCACGATAAAGTCTGCGACCTATACATCCAAAACGGCAAAGTTATCTCTATTGGTCAAGCACCAACAGGTTTTTCAGCAAACAAAACCATCGATGCTAGCGGCCACATTGTCATACCTGGCTTAATAGACATGTGTGCACATGTTCGCGAACCTGGCTACACACAGAAAGCAACAATAGCTAGCGAAACGGCTGCCGCCGTGGCAGGTGGTATAACCACCATGATAACGCCACCTACAACTAAACCTGTCGTGGATAACCCTGCCGTTGCTGAATTGATCATTGATCGTGCCGAAGCAACAGGGCTTGCCAATGTAATGCCTGTTGGCGCATTAACACAAGGGCTACAAGGGGAGCAGCTAGCACCCATGCATGCTCTTAGCCGCTCAGGTTGTGTGGCGTTCAGTAATGCCCGAGAAAGCATCCCTAGTGCATTGGTATTATTACGTTGCCTTGAATACGCTGCCACCCATGATTTTTTGGTCATTTTTCAACCGCAAAATCACGACTTAACTGGTGAAGGCTGTATGCACGATGATACAACCTGTACCCGACTAGGACTAACCGGCATTCCTGAAACTGCCGAAACAATCGAAGTGGCTCGCTGCTTACTACTTGTTGAACAAACGGGTGTTCGCGCGCACTTTGGCCAACTATCAGCAGAGCGCTCAGTAAGAATGGTAACGGATGCGCGCAAACGTGGCCTTAACGTCACTGCCGATGTTTCCATACACCACTTACTCTTAACGGATATGAACGTAAATGGCTTCAACAGCATGTTTCATGTTATTCCACCACTAAGAAGCCAACTCGATCGTGCCGGTTTGCGACACGGCTTAGTTACCGATGGTATTCAAGCAATTTGCTCTGACCACCAACCACACGACCCTGCCGCCAAGCAAGCGCCATTCGCAGCTACAGAACCCGGAATTTCTGGGCTCGAGACTTTGCTTCCTCTAGGTTTAATGCTTGTAGAACAAGAGCTCCTCTCTTTACCACAACTCATAGAGAAACTAACCGCTGCTCCTGCCGCTATTCTAGAACTAAACAAAGGCTCATTAGGTATTGGTTGTGATGCGGATATTTGCATCTTTAACCCTGAAACCCAATGGCAATTAAACTCTGATAACTGCGTATCTGCTGGCCACAACTCACCATTTATGAACACCCCTCTCAAAGGTAAGGTTACACACACTTTGATAAAGGGCGAAATGGTCTATCAGGCATAA
- a CDS encoding aspartate carbamoyltransferase catalytic subunit yields MFEITDPNNIQLNSEGQLKHFITTEGLSRELLTEIIDTADSFVDMNAQQVKKVPLLRGKTVVNLFFESSTRTLSTFELAAKRLSADVLNLNISTSSTSKGETLKDTLQTLEAMHSDMFVVRHSDSGAAHFIAEHVTPNVAVINAGDGRHAHPTQAMLDMLTIKRHKGDFSPLVVTIIGDILHSRVARSQIHALRTLGAAEIRVVAPNTLLPRNIEALGVKVFTSMESGLKDADVVIMLRLQKERMKSALLPSESEFYKLFGLTNEKLQHAKPDAVVMHPGPINRGVEIESAVADGPQSLILDQVTNGIAVRMAVMSMSMSGQMTEKNLKTEA; encoded by the coding sequence ATGTTTGAAATTACCGACCCGAACAACATTCAGCTAAACAGCGAGGGCCAACTTAAGCACTTCATCACCACCGAAGGGCTTTCCAGAGAACTCCTGACAGAAATTATTGATACTGCCGACTCATTTGTAGACATGAACGCTCAGCAGGTCAAAAAAGTGCCTTTACTGCGTGGAAAAACGGTTGTTAACCTGTTTTTTGAATCAAGTACACGGACATTAAGTACGTTTGAGTTAGCGGCTAAGCGACTCTCTGCCGATGTGCTTAACCTGAATATCAGCACCTCATCTACTTCAAAAGGTGAAACGCTCAAAGACACGCTACAGACATTAGAAGCGATGCATTCAGACATGTTTGTTGTTCGCCATTCAGATAGCGGAGCAGCACACTTTATTGCAGAGCATGTTACACCTAACGTTGCTGTGATAAACGCAGGTGATGGGCGCCACGCTCACCCTACGCAAGCCATGCTAGATATGCTGACTATAAAGCGCCATAAAGGAGATTTTTCACCCTTAGTGGTCACCATTATTGGTGATATTTTGCATTCACGTGTCGCACGCTCACAAATTCATGCACTGCGCACGTTAGGTGCAGCCGAAATACGTGTAGTTGCACCTAATACCTTACTGCCACGTAACATTGAAGCACTTGGAGTCAAGGTATTCACTAGCATGGAATCTGGCCTTAAAGATGCTGATGTGGTTATCATGCTGCGCTTACAAAAAGAACGCATGAAAAGCGCGCTATTACCGAGCGAATCAGAATTCTATAAGTTGTTCGGGTTAACCAACGAAAAGCTTCAACACGCCAAACCTGATGCTGTCGTCATGCACCCCGGCCCCATCAACCGAGGCGTAGAAATTGAATCAGCTGTCGCAGATGGCCCACAGTCATTAATTCTTGACCAGGTAACTAATGGCATTGCTGTCAGAATGGCGGTTATGTCGATGTCGATGTCAGGCCAAATGACTGAAAAAAATCTGAAGACGGAGGCATAA
- a CDS encoding PilT/PilU family type 4a pilus ATPase gives MEFTQLLKVMIERGASDLFVSAGARPSIKVDGTLKPLTKDPLKPSQARSLVYSTMTDKQISEYESTHECNFAISAPGLGRFRVSAYFQRNSPGMVLRRINATIPSFEELNLPPVMKDLSMSKRGLILFVGGTSTGKSTSLASMIDYRNRHSRGHIITIEDPIEYIHEHKESIVTQREVGIDTDSFEVALRNTLRQAPDVILMGEIRTQELMKYGLAFAETGHLCMATLHANNANQALDRVVSFFPPEHHDQLWMELSLNLKAIVAQQLLPTKDGKGRRAAIEVMICTPLIQDLIRKGDIHEIKEVMKKSTNLGMQTFDQALFELYKEEAINYDTALAHADSANDLRLMIKLSADTNPGLSMQDDTDSLFLQEEEDFMNVSGEMEIGKM, from the coding sequence GTGGAGTTTACTCAGCTTCTTAAAGTAATGATTGAGCGCGGAGCGTCAGATCTGTTTGTCTCGGCAGGGGCTCGACCGAGTATTAAGGTTGATGGCACGCTGAAGCCATTAACAAAGGATCCGTTGAAACCATCTCAGGCGCGCTCGTTAGTGTATTCGACGATGACGGATAAGCAAATATCCGAATATGAAAGTACACATGAATGTAATTTTGCTATTAGCGCGCCAGGTTTGGGGCGTTTTCGTGTAAGTGCTTACTTTCAGCGTAACTCACCAGGCATGGTGCTTCGACGAATTAATGCGACTATTCCTAGCTTTGAAGAGTTAAACCTTCCTCCCGTAATGAAAGACCTTTCCATGTCTAAGCGTGGTTTGATCTTATTTGTTGGTGGTACATCAACGGGTAAATCAACATCGCTGGCGTCGATGATCGACTATCGTAACCGGCATAGCCGTGGACACATCATCACGATAGAAGACCCGATTGAGTATATTCATGAGCATAAAGAGAGCATTGTGACTCAGCGTGAAGTGGGCATCGATACGGACTCATTTGAAGTGGCGTTAAGGAATACCTTAAGACAAGCCCCTGATGTTATTCTGATGGGTGAGATTCGAACTCAAGAATTGATGAAATACGGATTGGCGTTTGCAGAAACTGGGCATCTTTGTATGGCCACTTTACATGCAAATAATGCTAACCAGGCCCTTGATAGAGTTGTAAGTTTTTTCCCGCCAGAACATCATGACCAGCTCTGGATGGAGTTGTCGCTTAACTTAAAAGCGATTGTTGCCCAGCAATTACTGCCTACAAAGGATGGTAAAGGGCGTCGTGCGGCAATAGAAGTAATGATTTGCACGCCATTAATTCAGGATTTAATCCGTAAAGGTGATATCCATGAAATTAAAGAGGTCATGAAAAAGTCGACTAACTTAGGGATGCAAACATTTGATCAGGCGTTGTTTGAGCTTTATAAAGAAGAAGCTATTAATTATGACACTGCGTTAGCGCATGCTGACTCAGCGAATGATTTACGTCTGATGATTAAGTTAAGTGCGGATACAAACCCTGGATTAAGTATGCAAGATGATACTGATTCGCTGTTTTTGCAGGAAGAAGAAGACTTTATGAATGTGTCTGGTGAAATGGAAATTGGCAAAATGTAA
- a CDS encoding 16S rRNA (uracil(1498)-N(3))-methyltransferase — protein MRIPRFFEPCELHTGQTYSLSDATTQHVSRVLRMKAGDNITLFNGYGSEFLCTLERVDKRHVDVTVISEHSQSRTSPLQIHIGQAISRGERMDYAIQKATELGMHCMTPLFTERCEVRLNNDRQDKRTKHWQQVAISACEQSLRNELPVIAPIQPLQQWLDNTEADLKLVLHHHTEQPLEELERPTSIALLIGPEGGLSEAEVEIALAAGFKPVAFGPRVMRTETAPVAAQAILQYLWGDLS, from the coding sequence ATGCGTATACCTAGATTCTTTGAGCCTTGTGAATTACATACAGGGCAAACTTATTCGCTAAGTGATGCAACAACACAGCATGTATCCCGCGTGCTACGAATGAAAGCAGGTGACAACATCACCTTGTTTAACGGCTATGGTAGTGAGTTTCTTTGTACACTGGAACGCGTGGATAAACGTCATGTCGATGTAACCGTCATCTCTGAGCATTCACAATCACGCACTAGCCCATTACAAATTCATATTGGTCAAGCAATATCTCGTGGCGAACGAATGGATTACGCTATCCAAAAAGCCACTGAGCTAGGCATGCACTGCATGACACCACTGTTTACCGAACGCTGTGAGGTTCGCTTAAACAATGACCGCCAAGACAAGCGCACTAAACACTGGCAACAAGTAGCGATTAGCGCATGCGAGCAATCACTTCGGAATGAGCTTCCTGTTATCGCTCCTATCCAACCATTACAACAATGGTTAGACAATACTGAAGCTGATTTAAAGCTCGTGTTACACCATCATACAGAGCAACCACTTGAAGAGCTGGAGCGTCCCACCTCCATCGCGTTACTAATAGGCCCAGAAGGCGGTCTTAGCGAAGCAGAAGTAGAGATAGCTCTTGCCGCAGGCTTTAAACCAGTGGCATTTGGTCCTAGGGTAATGCGCACAGAAACCGCACCGGTTGCCGCGCAGGCCATATTACAGTATTTATGGGGCGACTTAAGTTAG
- the gshB gene encoding glutathione synthase — translation MTLKVGIVMDPIDGINYKKDSSLAMLWAAQQKGWELWYMEQKHLFLHDGKAKANMAPLSVAMDPDAFFTRGEYQAEDLSSLDVILMRKDPPFDNEFLYTTQLLAMAEAQGTMIVNRTQSLRDFNEKLFATHFPQCCPPLLVTSDETLLRAFHAEHKDVIFKPLDGMGGASIFRIKEDGVNLGVIIETLTEHGKQTIMAQKYLPEIVNGDKRILIIDGEAIPYALARVPMAGETRGNLAAGGKGEGRPLTDRDRWICDQVSSTLKEKGLLFVGIDVIGDYLTEINVTSPTCIRELDNQFGLDIGMQLMNAIEEKRNKP, via the coding sequence ATGACATTAAAAGTCGGTATTGTTATGGACCCCATTGATGGGATTAACTACAAAAAAGATAGTTCTCTTGCCATGCTATGGGCTGCTCAACAAAAAGGCTGGGAGTTATGGTACATGGAGCAAAAGCATCTGTTCCTGCATGACGGAAAAGCTAAAGCCAACATGGCGCCGTTAAGTGTTGCGATGGATCCTGATGCATTTTTTACGCGAGGCGAATACCAAGCTGAAGATCTTTCATCTCTCGATGTCATCTTAATGCGAAAAGACCCTCCATTTGATAACGAGTTCCTTTATACCACTCAGCTTTTAGCAATGGCTGAAGCACAAGGAACCATGATTGTTAACCGCACACAAAGCTTACGTGATTTTAACGAGAAGCTTTTTGCCACGCATTTTCCACAATGCTGCCCTCCACTTTTGGTTACATCAGATGAAACACTGCTGCGGGCATTTCATGCAGAGCATAAAGATGTCATTTTCAAACCACTCGACGGTATGGGTGGAGCATCCATCTTCAGAATCAAAGAAGATGGTGTGAACTTGGGCGTTATTATAGAAACGCTTACCGAGCACGGCAAACAGACGATTATGGCGCAGAAATATCTTCCTGAGATAGTAAACGGCGACAAACGTATATTGATCATTGATGGCGAAGCCATTCCTTACGCCTTAGCGCGCGTACCGATGGCAGGAGAAACCCGAGGCAACTTAGCAGCCGGAGGAAAAGGCGAAGGCCGCCCTCTGACAGATCGTGATCGCTGGATATGCGACCAGGTAAGTTCTACACTCAAAGAGAAAGGGTTATTATTTGTCGGGATAGATGTTATTGGTGATTACCTGACTGAAATTAATGTCACTAGCCCAACTTGTATTCGCGAGCTAGATAACCAATTTGGTTTAGATATTGGAATGCAGCTAATGAATGCCATCGAAGAGAAACGGAACAAGCCATAG